From Paenibacillus sp. FSL H8-0537:
TAGCGATTTTTGCGCTTCGTTTTGTGGCAATGGGGCTCATTGCGGTAGTAGGCTTTATACTGCCGGGCTAGATTTTAAAAGTTAGGAAGGGAATTTCAATGAAATTACCTATATATGACCATTTCCACCCGGACGAGAAGCCATTCGTTGACCGGGCATGGGAATGGGTGGAACGGTCCGCACAGCAGCATGAGCTGAAGCGGACCGATTTTTTGGACCCGAGACAGGCGCAAATCGTGCAAAGCCTCGTCAATCGTCATCCGGATGTGGAGCTGAGGCTTGATGGCGGCTATCCGGAGGCCGAGCGCCGCCGGGCGATTATTGGGCCAGATTATCGGGATCTGAATCAGGAGCTTGCCGGTATCGCTGTGCTGGAGGTTCAGATCAGCGGCCCTGGCGGGACAAGCCAGCAGCTCGATCATGGCGACTATCTTGGCGCCTTGCTGGGCCTTGGCATAAAGCGTGACCGGGTAGGGGACATTCATGTCCATGAAACCTTCACTCACATTATGATGACGGAAGACATTGCGGATTATTTGAACGTTCATTTGAGGCAGGTGCACCGGGCGAGTGTATTGACTGAAATTATTCCATTGTCCTCTTTATTGCCAGTGGTGCCGGAGCTGCAGGAAATGAGCTTTACAGTAGCTTCGATGCGGGTGGATGGTATTGCGAGCGATGTGCATCGAATCAGCCGTACAAAGATCGTAGATCCTATCCGCGCCGGCAGATGCCGGGTGAACTGGAAAACGGTGGAGGACCCGTCCGAGCAATTGCGTGAAGGCGATGTCGTTTCAATCAAAGGGCTGGGCCGATTTAAAGTTTTGGAGGCGGATGGCGTGACGAAGAAAGGCAGAATTCGGCTGAAGGTAGGCAAATTTATTTAGCCCTAATGCAGGATTTTGCTGGCGGTTGTCGAATCCTTTCCACAGCAAATGTTTTCCGGTATGGAAATAAGTCGAGGAGGTGCGCCGATGCCGTTAACGCCATTGGACATACATAATAAGGAATTTGGTCGCCGGTTGCGCGGCTATGACGAGGATGAGGTCAATGAGTTTCTTGACCAGGTCATTAAAGATTATGAAACGATTATCCGCGAAAATAAGGAGCTGCAGAACCAGATCCTTAATATGCAGGAGAAGCTGAACCATTTCTCGAACATCGAAGAGACGCTGAGCAAGACGATTATCGTCGCACAAGAGGCGGCTGACGAGGTTCGAAGCAATGCGAAGAAGGAAGCGCAGCTGATCATCAAGGAAGCGGAGAAAAATGCGGATCGCATTATTAATGACTCGCTGAGCAAGTCGCGCAAAGTATCGGTTGAGGTTGAAGAGCTGAAGAAGCAGGCATCGATCTTCCGTGCACGGTTCCGTACGCTTGTAGAAGCGCAGCTGGAGCTGCTCAGCCAGGACGATTGGAGAACGCTTGATCCAGGCCAGCATCCGGAGCTGGAACAGCTTTCCCGCGGTTAATCCGCACAAGGCTGATTGACAACAGGTCAGCGATACGCTATAAATAGGATTAATGATTGTTCAGATGTAAAACTTCGTTGACGAGAACGAGTATGTAGCGTTGCTTGATCCCCAGAGAGTCGTTGCTTTGCTGCAAGACGACGTTCAAGCGGTTACAGAATATCCTCTCCGAGAAGCGGCGCCGAAACTTTGCCAGACCAGCTGCGTTTCAAGGCTGTAAGGTACGAGGAGTAAGGGCTGACGGTCTGTCCTCCGTTACAAGGACCGTGGATGCTAAGGCATTCACGCCAAAGGTGCCGTCTTTTAAGCTGCTTATGCAGCGACGATGACGGAACAAGGGTGGTAACGCGAGCAAGCCTCGTCCCTTCTACAGGGGCGGGGCTTTATTTTTTTTTCGGGAGGAAATTGAAGATGCAACGTGTAGATGTGAAGGAAAAAGCAAGAACGCGCGAGCTTCGCGTATTGAAGCAGTGGGCGGATAACGATACGTTCAAAAAATCGATTGAAAACCGCGAGGGCAAGCCGAATTTCGTATTTTATGAAGGTCCTCCGACCGCTAACGGCGCGCCGCATATCGGCCACGTGCTGGGCCGTGTCATCAAAGATTTTATTTGCCGCTACAAAACGATGTCCGGCTACCGCGTTGTTCGCAAAGCGGGCTGGGATACGCATGGCCTGCCTGTTGAGCTTGGCGTTGAGAAGCAGCTTGGCATTTCTGGCAAGCAGGAGATCGAGAATTACGGCGTAGAAGCTTTTATCAAAAAATGCAAGGACAGCGTCTTTGAATATGAGAAGCAGTGGCGTGAGCTGACCGAGGGCATCGCTTATTGGACAGATCTGGATAACCCGTACATTACGCTTAAAAACGAATATATCGAAAGTGTATGGCATATTCTTTCGACGATTCATAACAAGGGCTTGCTGTATCGCGGCCACCGCGTCAGCCCGTATTGCCCTTGCTGCCAAACGACGCTAAGCTCCCACGAGGTTGCGCAGGGCTATGAGGACGTTAAAGATTTGAGCGCCACTGTCAAGTTTAAGCTTGCTGGCAGCGGCGAATCTGTACTGGCATGGACGACAACACCTTGGACCTTGCCAGCAAACGTAGCATTAGCTGTCAATCCTGAGCTTGAATACGTCCGTGTAGCAAGTGGCGGCGAAGTATTTATCGTCGCTCAAAACCTGGTGGAGAGCGTATTTAAGGAGGAGCACGAAGTGCTGTCCTCGCTTAAGGGCTCCGAGCTGGTAGGCCAAAGCTACGAGCCTCCTTTCAGCTACGTTGCCGTAGAAAATGCACATAAAGTCATCGCTGGAGATTTCGTAAGCGATACGAGCGGTACAGGTATCGTACACATTGCGCCGGCTCACGGTGAGGATGACTACAGAGTGGCACGCCAGAACGGCATCAGCATGCTGAACGTCGTGAACAATGCCGGCCGTTATGTCGATGAAGTGACGGACCTCGCTGGACGCTTCGTCAAAGATTGCGATGTTGACATTGTGAAAATGCTCAGTGAGCGCGGGCTGCTGTTCTCGAAAGAGCGTTACGAGCATAGCTATCCGTTCTGCTGGCGTTGTAAATCGCCGCTATTGTATTACGCGACAGAAAGCTGGTTCATTGAGACGACAGCAGTTAAAGATCAGCTGATCGCTAACAACAATGGGGTAGACTGGTACCCAGGCCACATCCGCGATGGACGCTTCGGCAAATTCCTTGAGGATCTAGTGGACTGGAACATCAGCCGCAACCGTTATTGGGGAACGCCGCTGAACGTATGGATTTGCGAAGCGACAGGCAAGCAATATTCGCCTGGCAGCATTGCCGATCTGCGCGAGCGTGCAGTTGGCGACGTGCCGGAGGACATTGAGCTGCATAAGCCTTACGTCGATGAAATCAAGCTGAAATCGCCGTTTGCCGAAGGCGCAGTCATGACGCGTACGCCGGAAGTGATTGATGTATGGTTCGACAGCGGCTCGATGCCGTTTGCTCAGCATCATGTGCCTTTTGAAAATGCCGAGCGTTTCGCTGAGCAGTATCCGGCTGATATTATTTGCGAAGGCATCGATCAGACGCGCGGCTGGTTCTACAGCCTGCTTGCGGTATCGACGCTCTACAACGGCAAAGCGCCGTATAAAGCGGTGATTTCGACCGGACATATTTTGGATGAAAATGGTCAGAAAATGTCCAAATCCAAAGGCAATGTTATTGATCCTTGGGAAATTATCAACGAGTACGGCACGGATGCTTTCCGTTGGGCCTTGCTTGCGGATAGCGCTCCGTGGAACAGCAAACGCTTCTCGCGTTCGATCGTAGGCGAAGCAAAATCCAAAGTCATTGACACCATTGTCAACACGCATGCTTTCTACGCGCTGTATGCAACCATCGACGGCTTCGATCACCAAAAGCATGAAGAGCGTCATTCGGCGAATAAGCTGGATCGCTGGATCGTCTCGCGTCTGAACAGCCTGATTAAGACGACTGTGAAGGGCCTTGACGGAAATGACTTCCTGAATCCGGCGAAGGCGATTGAAATTTTCGTTGACGAGCTGAGCAACTGGTATATCCGTCGTTCCCGTGACCGTTTCTGGGGCAGCGGACTGACCGAGGATAAGATCAATGCCTATCAAACGCTGCGTCATGTGCTCCTGACACTGGCACGCGTCATTGCGCCATATGCGCCGCTGCTGGCGGAAGATCTCTATGGCAACCTTGGCGGCGGAGAAAGCGTCCATCTCGCAAACTATCCTACAGCCGACGAGTCCGCTATTGACCTAACGCTAGAGCAGGATATGGAAAGCGCGAAGCAAATCGTCGAGCTTGCCCGCAACGTCCGTAACGAAACGGGCATCAAGACGCGTCAGCCGCTGTCTGAGCTGATCGTGTCCCTTGACCGTGAGTTTGACGTAGCAGGCTATGAGGAAATCGTGAAGGATGAAATCAATGTCAAATCGATCGTTGTGCAAAACAGCGACAGCGGATTTGTTGATTTTACATTCAAGCTGAACCTCAAAGTCGCTGGTAAAAAATACGGCAAAAACGTTGGTCCGATTCAGGCATATCTGAAATCGCTGACGGCAGACGAGACGCGCGCCATTATAGCGCATGGCTCGCTCGCTATGGCGGTGGATGCGGAGGAGCTGTTCATTCCTGTCGAGGAGCTTCTCGTTGAGAAGCAAGCGAAATCCGGCTTTGCGTCCGCCTCGGGCAGCGGCATTACCGTAGCCTTGAACACGGACATTACGCCTGAGCTGGAGCAAGAGGGCTGGGTGCGTGAAGTGATCCGTGCGGTTCAAGATACGCGCAAAAAGCTGGATCTGCCAATCGAGAAGCGCATTGACCTGGTGCTTAGCGTCGATGAAGGTCTGCGCGCAGCGCTTGAAGCTTTCAGCCATGTGCTGGAGGAAAATGTACTGCTGAGCAGCGTTTCCTATGAAGAGCTGGAAGGCAGCGAGCGGATCCAATTGGGCGAGAAGGAAATTGGTATTTTGATCAAAGGTTAAAACGAAGGCGAAGGCGTAGGCGCGAATAATTTTGTGCCGAGCTTCTTTTAATCAGCATAAGAAAAAGGCGTTTAAGGATATAGTATAAGGAGCTAATAAAAAACGAGCATAGCCTATGCTCGTTTTTT
This genomic window contains:
- a CDS encoding DivIVA domain-containing protein produces the protein MPLTPLDIHNKEFGRRLRGYDEDEVNEFLDQVIKDYETIIRENKELQNQILNMQEKLNHFSNIEETLSKTIIVAQEAADEVRSNAKKEAQLIIKEAEKNADRIINDSLSKSRKVSVEVEELKKQASIFRARFRTLVEAQLELLSQDDWRTLDPGQHPELEQLSRG
- the ileS gene encoding isoleucine--tRNA ligase; the encoded protein is MQRVDVKEKARTRELRVLKQWADNDTFKKSIENREGKPNFVFYEGPPTANGAPHIGHVLGRVIKDFICRYKTMSGYRVVRKAGWDTHGLPVELGVEKQLGISGKQEIENYGVEAFIKKCKDSVFEYEKQWRELTEGIAYWTDLDNPYITLKNEYIESVWHILSTIHNKGLLYRGHRVSPYCPCCQTTLSSHEVAQGYEDVKDLSATVKFKLAGSGESVLAWTTTPWTLPANVALAVNPELEYVRVASGGEVFIVAQNLVESVFKEEHEVLSSLKGSELVGQSYEPPFSYVAVENAHKVIAGDFVSDTSGTGIVHIAPAHGEDDYRVARQNGISMLNVVNNAGRYVDEVTDLAGRFVKDCDVDIVKMLSERGLLFSKERYEHSYPFCWRCKSPLLYYATESWFIETTAVKDQLIANNNGVDWYPGHIRDGRFGKFLEDLVDWNISRNRYWGTPLNVWICEATGKQYSPGSIADLRERAVGDVPEDIELHKPYVDEIKLKSPFAEGAVMTRTPEVIDVWFDSGSMPFAQHHVPFENAERFAEQYPADIICEGIDQTRGWFYSLLAVSTLYNGKAPYKAVISTGHILDENGQKMSKSKGNVIDPWEIINEYGTDAFRWALLADSAPWNSKRFSRSIVGEAKSKVIDTIVNTHAFYALYATIDGFDHQKHEERHSANKLDRWIVSRLNSLIKTTVKGLDGNDFLNPAKAIEIFVDELSNWYIRRSRDRFWGSGLTEDKINAYQTLRHVLLTLARVIAPYAPLLAEDLYGNLGGGESVHLANYPTADESAIDLTLEQDMESAKQIVELARNVRNETGIKTRQPLSELIVSLDREFDVAGYEEIVKDEINVKSIVVQNSDSGFVDFTFKLNLKVAGKKYGKNVGPIQAYLKSLTADETRAIIAHGSLAMAVDAEELFIPVEELLVEKQAKSGFASASGSGITVALNTDITPELEQEGWVREVIRAVQDTRKKLDLPIEKRIDLVLSVDEGLRAALEAFSHVLEENVLLSSVSYEELEGSERIQLGEKEIGILIKG
- a CDS encoding YlmH/Sll1252 family protein, producing MKLPIYDHFHPDEKPFVDRAWEWVERSAQQHELKRTDFLDPRQAQIVQSLVNRHPDVELRLDGGYPEAERRRAIIGPDYRDLNQELAGIAVLEVQISGPGGTSQQLDHGDYLGALLGLGIKRDRVGDIHVHETFTHIMMTEDIADYLNVHLRQVHRASVLTEIIPLSSLLPVVPELQEMSFTVASMRVDGIASDVHRISRTKIVDPIRAGRCRVNWKTVEDPSEQLREGDVVSIKGLGRFKVLEADGVTKKGRIRLKVGKFI